The genomic interval GCAAAATCAACTTCCGAGCCATCGTTATGATAAGCATGGAAATTATTCAAGCCGGTGAATAATAACAGGTTAAGGTTACCGTCATTGTTAAGATCAGCAGCGAGGGGCGGATTTATTACATGTTCATTGATGGAAATAGGGAAACCGGCAAGATTTGAACCATCCTGCTCTATCAAATAAATTTCTCCGGTGATAGTTGAAAAAGATATTTCCAGAACTCCGTCATTATCAAAATCAGCAGCGATGGGAGAATTAGCGATCTTACTATCCAGCTCCAGATCAATAAGAATATCGCCTATATTGTTAAGTAAATAGAATTTATTATCTGCAGTTCCCAGTGCAATATTCAGATTATTGAGAATAATGGGAGCAGCAGTGATCCCGGAAGATAATTGCACGGGAAAACCGTTTATATTCTGACCATTCTCATCGAAAGCAGATAAAAGACCATCGAGAGTACCGATCAGAATTTCGGATGTTCCATTCTGATCAAGATCAGCACAAGCCATTTCAGCTATAGAGTGCATCTCGAGTTCAAGCGGATAACCGGGCAGTAGATCTCCTGAGGAATCTAGAGCAAGAAGATTCCTGTCGCTTCCGAAACTGACAATTTCGGGAGCATTATCTCCATTTATATCTGCAACCATAGGAGTTAATAGTTGTTCACAGCAGTCGTCATATTCAAGAATGATCTCTTGTTCATTGTTCAGAACGA from Candidatus Cloacimonadota bacterium carries:
- a CDS encoding T9SS type A sorting domain-containing protein, with translation VLNNEQEIILEYDDCCEQLLTPMVADINGDNAPEIVSFGSDRNLLALDSSGDLLPGYPLELEMHSIAEMACADLDQNGTSEILIGTLDGLLSAFDENGQNINGFPVQLSSGITAAPIILNNLNIALGTADNKFYLLNNIGDILIDLELDSKIANSPIAADFDNDGVLEISFSTITGEIYLIEQDGSNLAGFPISINEHVINPPLAADLNNDGNLNLLLFTGLNNFHAYHNDGSEVDFAPVPVYLCGNTPATIGDIDYDGDFDIIAGASNSVIIIDSKLPKGEKIPWHTYRGNYRRTGFYGDNILITEAKDHVTEMQKIRLFQNYPNPFNSSTTISFSYHRDAENTEINIYNVKGQKVKTLSNDIVATTQLMHSITWDGKDDSGKPVSSGIYLYKLKVDDKTRAVRRCLLLK